From Pseudomonas sp. G.S.17, the proteins below share one genomic window:
- a CDS encoding glycosyltransferase family 4 protein, producing the protein MRIAIVHDWLVTYAGAERVLASLLKVWPEADLFSVIDFLSDQDRAHLGGKVAKTTFIQRLPKARTHYQRYLPLMPLAIEQLDLSGYDLIISSSHAVAKGVLSGPDQLHISYVHSPIRYAWDLQHQYLLESGMSTGFKSKLARMVLHYIRMWDQRTSAGVDDFIANSYFIGGRISKAYRRDSTVIYPPVDTVNFTPQDTKQDYYFTASRMVPYKRMPMIIEAFAAMPDKRLIVIGDGPEMARAKAINAPNVTLLGYQPFAVLLEHMRNAKAFVFAAEEDFGISPVEAQACGTPVIAFAKGGALETVCGLDHPQPTGVFFHQQTMAAVVAAVGEFEAAQSRITVQACRANAERFSCERFEEEIKYFVESRLAAARLARQPAQYRMPQATPILVNSDLSARVVPIKSV; encoded by the coding sequence TGCTGAAGGTCTGGCCCGAGGCCGATCTGTTTTCCGTGATTGACTTTCTCAGCGACCAGGATCGCGCCCATCTTGGCGGCAAGGTCGCCAAAACCACGTTTATCCAACGCCTGCCCAAAGCCAGGACTCACTATCAACGTTATCTGCCACTGATGCCGCTGGCCATCGAACAACTTGACCTGTCGGGCTATGACTTGATCATCAGCAGCAGCCACGCCGTGGCAAAAGGCGTGCTCAGCGGCCCTGATCAATTGCACATCAGCTACGTACATTCGCCCATTCGTTATGCCTGGGACCTGCAGCATCAATATCTGCTGGAATCCGGAATGAGCACCGGCTTCAAGAGCAAATTGGCACGCATGGTCCTGCACTACATCCGCATGTGGGACCAGCGCACGTCAGCTGGCGTGGACGACTTCATTGCCAATTCGTACTTCATCGGCGGGCGGATTTCCAAGGCCTATCGTCGCGATTCAACGGTGATTTACCCACCGGTGGATACCGTCAATTTCACGCCCCAGGACACCAAGCAGGACTATTACTTCACCGCGTCGCGCATGGTCCCCTACAAACGCATGCCGATGATCATCGAGGCGTTCGCGGCCATGCCGGACAAGCGCCTGATCGTGATCGGCGACGGCCCGGAAATGGCCAGGGCCAAAGCCATCAACGCACCCAACGTCACGCTGCTCGGGTATCAGCCGTTCGCGGTATTGCTGGAGCACATGCGCAATGCCAAAGCCTTTGTCTTCGCTGCCGAAGAAGACTTCGGCATCAGCCCAGTGGAGGCCCAGGCCTGTGGCACGCCAGTAATCGCGTTCGCCAAGGGTGGCGCTCTGGAAACCGTCTGCGGTCTGGATCATCCGCAGCCAACCGGGGTGTTTTTTCATCAGCAAACCATGGCCGCCGTGGTCGCCGCCGTGGGCGAGTTCGAAGCCGCACAGTCGCGGATCACTGTTCAGGCCTGCCGAGCCAATGCCGAGCGGTTCTCTTGCGAGCGATTTGAGGAGGAAATCAAATATTTCGTCGAAAGCCGCCTGGCCGCCGCACGTCTGGCACGTCAACCGGCGCAATACCGCATGCCGCAAGCCACCCCGATCCTGGTCAACAGCGACCTGAGTGCACGTGTCGTCCCGATCAAATCTGTCTGA